A genomic region of Anopheles coustani chromosome 3, idAnoCousDA_361_x.2, whole genome shotgun sequence contains the following coding sequences:
- the LOC131260408 gene encoding phosphofurin acidic cluster sorting protein 2, with protein sequence MTDKVAKFERMAMTKPVPMKLFAAWEVDRTPSNCIPRLCSLKITRLTLLMPLPSDLTSLSLAVRMQSSKRTLRSHEIPVPQSISTGYSSGGAGLGSIGGAPGGGSIGVGLTGGTGGIIGGGGVGQLNSPPLLETELDLHFSLQYPHFIKRDGNRLLILLQRRKKYKTRTILGYKTLAEGVIRMDAVLQKSMDMTVELNGSGKAGRSGQTIATLRATQVTSIPVDQDNKNNNSLLVTDRVNEYSDEDEEQEFSSGDENDEGLSGYAAKRNYAGKRDSYKKFESGEQDGEQDDGNMLPSNQADSDSDFDNMGKEKSRGKMSRQRNFKQRIISLLKRFKVPEELEGDVPERGPALRGKRDLDALFQELESLSCGEGDDSGQDMDSLSIGSTPKPSLRPFFENSGKPVLTQQHSSIQLSSMQKAAGGNKDFMPEKKPNLEKRDSLAEKKSNSITIANNIINSMNGNSINNNQTSHYSNIQDRSGEWKNDSSGNEGGAGNTDPEALSSDPQNTGSPPKEKETAVEKKNRLFRTTSSTPNSAKKQKQTLSFQMDPHQQQLQQHQMQHQQHQQKPSPLETCLSPTNVEPRKSLLEQLQRTFTTEESLLPEVVTVVGPPEASTASLTPRLASLISSTFRPTFLPNNTAEVKAITQALMNKIQKYCNSTAKPPTTVKVVLVGGDWLQGAVLRHYVELLGIRPPDWVNHIKFYIVPLGSCAVARYIGMIDSTYMSMFGTENWQQMCDRTANLESAQTKNESAEIISRIQRYLMSGGPCTQVPIAEAMVNYRDEDSCQIFVPFVSDVRIGCLEGPQVSLDLDESLTYVSQSSADRMLSSSPPQSGRTSPPSSQTPIAVAQLQQQQAQQSSSTSSGQTQESLELQVDYWPLARPIFDPKEKPLGKGQDPSGKNSIKSTFRHLQVWRLPQAPCYGEFPNGLTLSFATKEKKQKIMRLGKKKEKDRDAEKEQCVEGVARLICSPKQSHPVPLRVYIDGTEWTGVKFFQLSSQWQTHIKNFPIALVGAPLASAEMLT encoded by the exons ATTATGTTCGCTGAAGATAACACGTCTCACACTGCTCATGCCGCTGCCGTCAGATCTCACATCACTCTCCCTGGCGGTCCGGATGCAAAGCTCAAAGCGGACGCTCCGCTCGCACGAAATTCCGGTGCCACAGTCAATTAGTACGGGGTACAGCAGTGGCGGCGCGGGCCTCGGATCCATCGGAGGGGCCCCCGGTGGCGGTTCGATTGGCGTCGGCCTGACGGGCGGCACCGGCGGCATCATTGGAGGCGGTGGCGTTGGCCAGCTAAACTCTCCGCCGCTGCTGGAGACGGAGCTGGATCTACACTTCAGCCTGCAGTATCCGCACTTCATCAAACGCGATGGTAATCGGCTGCTGATTTTGCTGCAGCGTCGCAAGAAGTATAAAACGCGCACCATCCTTGGCTACAAGACGCTCGCCGAGGGCGTCATTCGGATGGATGCGGTGCTGCAGAAGTCGATGGACATGACGGTGGAGCTGAACGGGTCGGGCAAAGCGGGACGGTCCGGGCAGACGATCGCGACCCTGCGCGCCACCCAGGTGACCTCGATCCCGGTCGATCAGGacaacaagaacaacaacagccTGCTGGTGACGGACCGCGTGAACGAGTACtcggacgaggacgaggagcaGGAGTTCAGCTCGGGCGACGAGAACGACGAAGGCCTGTCGGGGTACGCGGCCAAGCGCAACTACGCTGGCAAGCGCGACTCGTACAAGAAGTTCGAGTCGGGTGAGCAGGACGGCGAGCAGGACGACGGCAATATGCTGCCCTCGAACCAGGCCGACAGTGACAGCGACTTCGACAACATGGGCAAGGAAAAGTCGCGAGGGAAGATGAGTCGG CAACGAAACTTCAAACAACGCATCATTTCATTGCTCAAGCGCTTCAAGGTGCCGGAAGAGCTGGAGGGTGATGTGCCGGAGCGAGGACCGGCCCTGCGTGGTAAGCGCGACCTGGACGCACTCTTCCAGGAGCTGGAATCGTTGTCCTGCGGCGAGGGTGATGACTCCGGCCAGGACATGGACAGTCTTTCCATCGGCTCCACGCCGAAGCCATCGCTGCGGCCATTCTTTGAGAACTCGGGCAAGCCGGTGCTCACGCAGCAGCATTCCTCGATACAGCTCAGCTCGATGCAAAAGGCGGCTGGTGGTAACAAAG ATTTTATGCCAGAAAAGAAACCCAATTTAGAGAAGCGTGACTCGCTcgccgaaaagaaaagcaattcAATAACAATTGCCAATAATATCATTAATAGTATGAACGGCAACAGTATTAATAACAATCAGACTAGCCATTACAGTAACATCCAAG ACCGTTCGGGTGAGTGGAAGAACGATAGCTCCGGCAATGAGGGTGGTGCAGGCAACACGGACCCGGAAGCGCTCAGCTCCGATCCACAGAACACCGGCAGCCCTCCGAAGGAGAAGGAGACCgcggtggagaagaaaaatcgactgttCCGCACGACCAGCAGCACTCCGAACAGTGCCAAAAAGCAGAAGCAAACGCTCAGCTTCCAGATGGAcccgcaccagcagcagctgcagcagcaccagatgcaacaccagcagcaccagcagaaaCCGTCGCCGCTAGAAACGTGCCTATCGCCGACGAACGTGGAGCCAAGGAAGTCCCTGCTCGAGCAGCTGCAACGGACGTTCACCACGGAGGAGTCACTGCTGCCGGAGGTGGTGACGGTAGTCGGGCCGCCCGAGGCCAGCACGGCATCCCTAACGCCACGGCTCGCCTCGCTCATATCATCCACGTTTCGGCCGACGTTTTTGCCCAACAACACGGCCGAGGTGAAAGCAATAACACAGGCACTAATGAACAAGATTCAGAAATA TTGTAACTCAACCGCCAAACCGCCGACCACCGTAAAGGTAGTTCTAGTCGGAGGTGACTGGCTGCAGGGGGCGGTATTGCGGCATTATGTCGAGTTGCTGGGCATTCGGCCACCCGACTGGGTGAACCATATCAAATTTTACATCGTTCCTTTGG GATCATGCGCGGTGGCACGGTACATTGGCATGATTGACTCGACCTATATGAGCATGTTTGGTACGGAGAACTGGCAGCAGATGTGCGACCGTACGGCCAATCTGGAAAGCGCACAAACAAAGAACGAGTCGGCGGAGATCATTAGCCGGATACAGCGCTACCTGATGTCCGGTGGACCTTGCACGCAAGTTCCTATTGCTGAGGCCATGGTTAACTACCGTGACGAAGACTCTTGTCAAATCTTTGTACCATTCGTCAGT GACGTAAGGATCGGCTGTCTCGAAGGGCCCCAGGTGTCCCTTGATCTCGATGAATCGCTCACCTACGTTTCGCAGAGCAGTGCCGATCGGATGCTGTCCAGTTCGCCACCGCAAAGCGGCCGCACATCGCCTCCCTCGTCCCAGACACCGATCGCGGTCGCGCaactgcaacagcagcaggcgCAACAGTCGTCCTCGACTTCCTCCGGTCAAACGCAGGAGTCGCTCGAGCTGCAGGTGGACTACTGGCCGCTGGCACGGCCTATTTTTGATCCCAAGGAAAAACCGCTCGGCAAGGGACAGGATCCATCCGGGAAGAACAGTATTAAGAGTACTTTTCGCCATCTACAG GTGTGGCGGCTACCACAAGCACCGTGCTACGGAGAGTTTCCGAACGGTTTGACGTTAAGTTTTGCCACCaaggaaaagaagcaaaaaa ttaTGAGATTAggcaagaagaaggaaaaagatcgAGATGCAGAAAAAGAGCAGTGCGTCGAAGGGGTGGCCCGGTTAATTTGCTCGCCAAAGCAGTCCCATCCAGTTCCACTGAGAG TGTACATCGACGGCACCGAATGGACTGGGGTGAAGTTTTTCCAACTTTCGTCCCAATGGCAGACACACATTAAGAACTTCCCGATCGCGCTCGTCGGTGCGCCGCTAGCATCGGCGGAAATGCTAACCTAG
- the LOC131260409 gene encoding actin maturation protease produces MSNSPTSPPPPPPPPTATPCQQSKTPLSELNVVDVINNNGNRIGKPHHNVILSSGECAWATQYPEIQKACFLNRVCQYAPPRELRVQNVEPILQNGPTCGLTALSMIFDGSPSAKALLEQAIARGYSNNGEMFSARQLNALFEVVLEENRHLVEYKPVTHTLINGWMDDPNIQIKLRLGAMFLVPYDPDKNHTPCLNRGHRAHWALVVGYLIDQFEDFYVFARHGKTKNLALWSLRDLAKSNANLVEFCQPVGHPNETFILPEGGMAGCNGLLCKFIMIENYKAKNEIVL; encoded by the exons ATGTCGAACAGTCCCAcatcgccaccgccaccacctccaccacccacGGCCACCCCGTGCCAACAGTCCAAAACTCCGCTCTCGGAACTGAACGTCGTAGATGTGATCAATAACAACGGGAACCGTATCGGTAAACCGCACCATAATGTGATTCTTTCGTCGGGCGAATGCGCCTGGGCGACGCAGTATCCGGAGATACAGAAGGCGTGCTTCCTGAACCGCGTCTGCCAGTATGCGCCACCCCGCGAGCTACGGGTACAGAATGTGGAGCCGATACTGCAGAACGGACCAACCTGTGGCCTGACGGCGCTCAGCATGATCTTCGATGGTTCGCCGTCCGCGAAAGCCCTCCTGGAGCAGGCCATCGCCCGGGGCTACTCAAATAACGGTGAAATGTTTAGCGCCCGCCAGCTGAACGCCCTGTTCGAGGTCGTGCTGGAGGAAAATCGCCATCTGGTCGAATACAAACCAGTCACACACACGCTGATCAACGGCTGGATGGATGACCCAAACATACAAATCAAGCTGCGCCTGGGAGCGATGTTCCTAGTGCC TTACGATCCGGACAAAAACCACACGCCATGCCTCAACCGGGGTCACCGTGCGCACTGGGCACTCGTCGTAGGCTACCTCATAGACCAATTCGAAGAC TTTTATGTATTTGCACGCcacggaaaaacgaaaaacctcGCCCTATGGTCCCTGCGGGATCTGGCCAAAAGCAATGCCAATCTAGTCGAGTTCTGCCAACCGGTCGGACATCCAAACGAAACGTTCATCCTGCCAGAGGGTGGCATGGCCGGCTGCAATGGGCTGCTGTGCAAGTTTATCATGATCGAAAACTACAAGGCTAAAAACGAGATCGTTCTCTGA